The genomic window TAGCCTTTGTAATTTTAGGAGATTCTACAAAAAGTGATGTTTGGATAGAAGATACCTCTATAGCGGGAATTGTAGTACAACTGACAGCGGAAAAATTAGGATTAGGTTCTTGCTGGGTTCAAATTAGAAACAGAGAACATGATTCAAAAAACACAGCAGAGGAGTATATTCAAAAACTATTAAATATCCCTGAACATCTAAAAGTAGAAGCCATAATAGCTATTGGTTACCCTGCTGAAGAAAAGGAACCCTATGATTTAACTAAACT from Anaerobranca gottschalkii DSM 13577 includes these protein-coding regions:
- a CDS encoding nitroreductase family protein — encoded protein: MLETLINRRSIRKYKDQKIEEEKIKTLIQSALLSPSSRNIRPWEFIVVQDKETLNKLSYAKKHGSSFVKDAPLAFVILGDSTKSDVWIEDTSIAGIVVQLTAEKLGLGSCWVQIRNREHDSKNTAEEYIQKLLNIPEHLKVEAIIAIGYPAEEKEPYDLTKLPYEKVKMERYK